The Rhodococcus sp. ABRD24 genome contains the following window.
GCCGTAGCGTGCATCGCGGCGCTGCATCTCACGCAACAGAGTGGCGAGGATACGCACGCCGGTGGCACCGACCGGGTGGCCGAGCGAGATGCCCGATCCGTTGACGTTGGTGCGCTCGTGATCGGCGAGGCCGAAGTTCCACTCCCGCATGCACGCGAGGGCCTGTGCTGCGAAGGCCTCGTTGAGTTCGATCAGATCGATTGCGGACAGCTCCAGTCCGGCGCGCTCTAGTGCGCGGGCGGTGGAAGGGACCGGACCGATACCCATGACCGACGGCTGCACGCCTGCGACGGCCCATGTGACCAGGCGCGCGAGTGGATTGAGTCCCAGCCGCTCCGCATTGGCTCGCGTCGTCACGAGGCATGCTGCGGCACCGTCGTTCTGGCCGCTGGAGTTGCCTGCGGTGACTGTCGAGTCCGGGTCGGTCCTCGACATGACCGGACGCAGGCGGGCGAGCGATTCGACGGTGGTGTCGGAGCGGGGGTGCTCGTCCCGCGTGACGGTGTCAGTACCACCACCCTTGACCGGGACATCCACGGGCACAATCTCCTCCGCGAACAGCCCTGCCTCGATTGCCGCCACGGCGCTCTGGTGGGATGCTGCGGCAAGCTCGTCCTGCTCCTGCCTGCCGATGCCGTAGGTGCGGCGCAGGTTCTCGGCGGTCTCGAGCATGCCGCCGGGCACCGGGTGGTTTCGGCCGCCGGCGGTGACGCGTCCTCGGGCCAGGCGATCGTGGAGGGCCGCTGGAGCGCCCTTGGCGCCCCAGCGCATCGATTCGGTGTAATACTCGGCGCGGCTCATGGATTCGACGCCGCCGGCGATGATCAGATCGGCGACGCCGGTCTGGACTCGCATGGCCGCGTCGAGTACCGCCTGCAAACCGGAGCCGCAACGCCGGTCCAGCTGCTGGCCGGGCACGGTGACCGGCAGGCCGGCGTCGAGGGCGGCCACCCGGCCGATCGCCGGGGCTTCACCGTTGGGGTAACACTGGCCGAAGATGACGTCGTCGATGGACTCGGGGGCAACCCCTGTGCGCCGCAGGAGCTCCGAGATCACTCGGGCACCGAGGTCGGCGGCGGGAACATCGCGGAACACCCCGCCGTACCGCCCGACGGGGGTACGCAGCGGCTCGCAGACGACGATATCGGTTGCTGACGGTGAGTTACTCACTGCGAAAATCCCTTTCACGATCGGTCCATTGCTGCGCCCACTCGCGCAGTTCGACTGCCCGGATCTTGGTACCGTTCCCGCCCACGGTGGTGGGCATCTTCTCGATCACGTGCACGGCCGACGGCACCTTGAATGCGGCCAGTGAGTCCGCACACCACTGTCTGAGGTCGGCAGCAGTGACCGCCGAACCCTCGACGGGAACGACGAACCCGATGGCCTGCGCGTAGCCGCCGGGCCCGGTGATCCCGACGACCTTCGCGGTCTGGACGCCGGCGTGTGCGGCGAGGCGGGTCTCGATCTCGGCGGGGTCGACGAGGAATCCGCGCAGCCGCAGCGCATCTCCGGCCCGGCACACATAGGTGAAGCCGCCGTCTCCGGTCGCGACCGCGAGATCGCCGCTGCGGAACCAGCCGTCCGCCGTGAACGACTGGGCCGCCGCCTCGTGGTTGCCCAGGTACGCGTCCGCGACGTTAGGTCCGCGGACCTGGAGTTCGCCCTGCTCACCGTCGGGCGTGACGGAGTCGTCGTACGGGTCGGCGATGCGCACCGAGATCTCGGGGCTCACCGGACGTCCACCGCCGTTCCACCGCACCGATTCCGGATCGTCGGAGTTCCAGAAGAGCATGAGCGAGAAGACTTCCGACGACCCGAACACACCGGTGGTGAGGGCGCCGAACTCGTCCCGCGCCCAGCGCGCGATCTCGTGAGAACGCCCGAGGAAATCTGCGATGCCGAGCCACTCCAGCGAGGACAGGTCCGCGCGA
Protein-coding sequences here:
- a CDS encoding acetyl-CoA C-acetyltransferase → MFAVSNSPSATDIVVCEPLRTPVGRYGGVFRDVPAADLGARVISELLRRTGVAPESIDDVIFGQCYPNGEAPAIGRVAALDAGLPVTVPGQQLDRRCGSGLQAVLDAAMRVQTGVADLIIAGGVESMSRAEYYTESMRWGAKGAPAALHDRLARGRVTAGGRNHPVPGGMLETAENLRRTYGIGRQEQDELAAASHQSAVAAIEAGLFAEEIVPVDVPVKGGGTDTVTRDEHPRSDTTVESLARLRPVMSRTDPDSTVTAGNSSGQNDGAAACLVTTRANAERLGLNPLARLVTWAVAGVQPSVMGIGPVPSTARALERAGLELSAIDLIELNEAFAAQALACMREWNFGLADHERTNVNGSGISLGHPVGATGVRILATLLREMQRRDARYGLETMCIGGGQGLTAIFERVS